Proteins encoded together in one Musa acuminata AAA Group cultivar baxijiao chromosome BXJ3-6, Cavendish_Baxijiao_AAA, whole genome shotgun sequence window:
- the LOC103986592 gene encoding cytochrome P450 734A6, with protein MVGGVWGRGGGGQEGMEWWSWKWCLSLGVTGACMLAALKVLHLLWWRPRKLEEHFARQGIRGPRYRFFTGCVKEMVGLMLEASSKPMMPQNSHNILPRVLPFYHHWKKIYGSTFLLWFGPTPRLTVADPDLIRDVFLSRSDAFERYEAHPLVRRLEGEGLVSLRGEKWARHRKVLTPTFHMENLKLLIPFVGKTVLGMVEKLPSSGEEVEIDVSEWFQTVTEDAITRTTFGRSYDDGMAVFQLQTQQMAFAAEAFSKVFIPGYRFIPTKKNSNSWKLEKEIKRSLIRLIGRRKELLEQEEEKGKPDGDVKDLLGLMIEASGSKQGTVPAPERPPPSSMFAVRDIVEECKTFFFAGKQTTTNLLTWTTVLLAMHPEWQERARAEVLRVCGPIDLPSRHHLPKLKTLGMILNETLRLYPPVVATIRRAEADVELGGYHIPQGTELLIPIMGVHHDAGLWGTDVAEFNPTRFADGASRAARHPTAFIPFGLGARMCIGQNLAVLEAKLTVAILLQRLAFRLSPSYVHAPTVLMLLHPQYGAPILFRSLPRPSHPS; from the exons atggTTGGTGGTGTctggggaagaggaggaggaggacaagagGGCATGGAGTGGTGGTCATGGAAGTGGTGTTTGTCCCTGGGCGTCACAGGGGCATGCATGCTCGCGGCGCTGAAGGTGTTGCACTTGCTGTGGTGGCGGCCGAGGAAGCTGGAGGAACACTTCGCAAGACAAGGGATACGAGGACCCCGGTACCGCTTCTTCACCGGCTGCGTCAAGGAGATGGTCGGCCTGATGCTGGAGGCCTCCTCCAAGCCGATGATGCCGCAGAACTCCCATAACATCCTCCCAAGAGTCCTCCCCTTCTACCACCATTGGAAGAAGATCTATG GCTCCACATTCCTGCTATGGTTCGGGCCGACGCCACGCCTCACCGTGGCCGATCCCGACCTCATCAGGGATGTCTTCTTGTCGCGATCGGACGCCTTCGAGCGGTATGAGGCCCACCCGCTGGTCCGGCGGCTTGAGGGCGAGGGGCTGGTGAGTCTCCGAGGGGAGAAGTGGGCTCGTCACAGGAAGGTCCTCACCCCAACCTTCCACATGGAGAATCTAAAG CTTCTGATACCGTTTGTCGGGAAGACGGTGCTGGGCATGGTGGAGAAGCTGCCGTCCTCCGGCGAGGAGGTGGAGATCGATGTGTCGGAGTGGTTTCAGACGGTGACCGAGGACGCCATCACGCGGACCACATTCGGCAGGAGCTACGACGACGGCATGGCCGTCTTCCAGTTGCAGACGCAACAGATGGCCTTCGCGGCCGAGGCCTTCAGCAAGGTCTTCATCCCCGGCTACAG GTTCATACCAACGAAGAAGAATAGCAACTCGTGGAAATTGGAGAAGGAGATCAAGAGGAGTCTGATCAGGCTAATAGGCCGGCGGAAGGAGCTCCTCGAgcaggaggaagagaaggggaagccCGATGGCGACGTGAAGGACCTGCTGGGCCTGATGATCGAGGCGAGCGGCTCGAAGCAGGGCACGGTCCCGGCGCCGGAGCGGCCTCCTCCGTCATCGATGTTCGCCGTGCGGGACATCGTAGAGGAGTGCAAGACCTTCTTCTTCGCAGGGAAGCAGACGACCACCAACCTGCTGACGTGGACGACGGTGCTCCTGGCCATGCACCCGGAGTGGCAGGAGCGCGCCCGGGCGGAGGTCCTCCGCGTGTGCGGCCCAATCGACCTCCCCTCTCGTCACCACCTCCCCAAGCTCAAGACG TTGGGGATGATACTGAACGAGACGCTGCGGTTGTACCCGCCGGTGGTGGCTACGATCCGGAGGGCGGAGGCGGATGTGGAACTGGGCGGGTACCACATCCCGCAGGGGACGGAGCTGCTGATCCCCATCATGGGCGTCCACCACGACGCGGGGCTGTGGGGCACGGACGTGGCCGAGTTCAACCCGACCCGGTTCGCGGACGGCGCCAGCCGCGCCGCGCGCCACCCCACCGCCTTCATCCCCTTCGGCCTCGGCGCCCGGATGTGCATCGGCCAGAACCTGGCCGTCCTCGAGGCCAAGCTTACCGTCGCCATCCTCCTCCAGCGCCTCGCCTTCCGCCTCTCCCCTTCCTACGTCCACGCCCCCACCGTCCTCATGCTCCTCCACCCCCAATACGGTGCCCCCATCCTCTTCCGATCGCTTCCTCGGCCATCCCATCCTTCCTAA
- the LOC135639748 gene encoding uncharacterized protein At2g34160-like isoform X1, with protein MEEIAEGVNNLHIAAPDSYKNNRIQVSNTKKPLFFYVNLAKRYMQQHNEVELSALGMAIATVVTIAEILKNNGLAVEKKITTSTVDVKDESRGWPIQKAKVTIEILLGKTENFDELMAAAAEGDNKEQS; from the exons ATGGAGGAGATCGCGGAGGGTGTGAACAACCTCCACATCGCTGCCCCCGATTCCTACAAGAACAACAGGATACAGGTGTCGAACACCAAGAAGCCCCTCTTCTTCTACGTCAACCTCGCCAAG AGGTACATGCAGCAACACAATGAAGTTGAATTGTCAGCTCTTGGAATGG CAATTGCAACTGTTGTCACCATTGCGGAAATTCTGAAAAACAATGGTCTTGCTGTTGAGAAGA AGATTACAACGTCTACAGTTGATGTGAAGGATGAATCCAGGGGCTGGCCCATCCAAAAAGCAAAGGTAACA ATCGAGATATTGCTGGGAAAGACTGAAAACTTTGATGAATTAATGGCTGCAGCAGCTGAGGGGGATAACAAGGAACAAAGCTGA
- the LOC103986591 gene encoding uncharacterized protein LOC103986591 encodes MDKKKVAVPLVCHGHSRPVVDLFYSPVTPDGFFLISASKDASPMLRNGETGDWIGTFEGHKGAVWSCCLDTNALRAASGSADFSAKVWDAIIGTELHSFEHKHIVRACAFSEDTHLLLTGGIEKILRTFDLNRPDAPPREIDKSPGSIRTVAWLHSDQTILSSCTDIGGVRLWDVRSGKIVQTLETKSPVTSAEVSQDGRYITTADGSSVKFWDANHFGLVKSYNMPCTVESASLEPKDGNKFVAGGEDMWVHVFDFHTGVEIACNKGHHGPVHCVRFSPGGESYASGSEDGTIRIWQMGPTATDDNEPYGTNGPTGKAKVGVNEVSHKIEGFHITKDGPSEKSTVT; translated from the exons ATGGACAAGAAGAAGGTGGCGGTTCCTCTTGTGTGCCACGGCCACTCCCGGCCGGTTGTCGATTTGTTCTACAGCCCCGTTACGCCGGACGGGTTTTTCCTCATCAGCGCGAGCAAGG ATGCAAGTCCAATGCTGAGAAATGGTGAGACTGGAGATTGGATTGGAACTTTTGAAGGGCACAAAGGTGCAGTCTGGAGCTGTTGCCTCGATACCAATGCTTTACGTGCTGCTAGTGGATCAGCTGATTTTTCAGC AAAAGTATGGGATGCCATAATTGGGACTGAATTGCACTCCTTTGAGCATAAGCACATAGTCCGAGCATGTGCTTTCTCTGAG GATACACACCTGTTGCTGACAGGTGGGATTGAGAAAATTTTACGAACATTTGATTTGAACCGTCCAGATGCACCTCCACGAGAAATTGATAAGTCACCTGGCTCGATTAGAACTGTCGCTTGGCTTCATAGCGACCAGACAATTTTAAGTTCCTGCACTGATATCGGAGGTGTGAG GTTGTGGGATGTAAGAAGTGGAAAAATTGTGCAAACACTTGAAACCAAGTCACCTGTTACCAGTGCTGAAGTTAGTCAAGATGGTCGTTACATTACTACTGCTGATGGCTCTAGTGTCAAATTCTGGGATGCAAATCA TTTTGGACTTGTAAAGAGCTACAACATGCCATGCACTGTGGAATCAGCGTCCCTGGAACCCAAGGATGGGAACAAATTCGTTGCTGGAGGAGAGGACATGTGGGTTCACGTCTTTGATTTCCACACTGGCGTAGAAATCG CTTGTAACAAAGGTCACCATGGACCGGTTCACTGTGTGCGCTTCTCCCCGGGTGGTGAGTCATACGCCTCTGGATCCGAGGATGGGACCATAAGAATTTGGCAGATGGGTCCAACCGCAACAGATGATAATGAGCCTTATGGCACAAATGGGCCAACCGGGAAAGCAAAAGTTGGGGTCAACGAGGTTTCTCACAAGATTGAGGGCTTCCACATCACCAAGGATGGTCCCAGCGAGAAATCAACAGTTACCTGA
- the LOC135639748 gene encoding uncharacterized protein At2g34160-like isoform X2 codes for MEEIAEGVNNLHIAAPDSYKNNRIQVSNTKKPLFFYVNLAKRYMQQHNEVELSALGMAIATVVTIAEILKNNGLAVEKKITTSTVDVKDESRGWPIQKAKIEILLGKTENFDELMAAAAEGDNKEQS; via the exons ATGGAGGAGATCGCGGAGGGTGTGAACAACCTCCACATCGCTGCCCCCGATTCCTACAAGAACAACAGGATACAGGTGTCGAACACCAAGAAGCCCCTCTTCTTCTACGTCAACCTCGCCAAG AGGTACATGCAGCAACACAATGAAGTTGAATTGTCAGCTCTTGGAATGG CAATTGCAACTGTTGTCACCATTGCGGAAATTCTGAAAAACAATGGTCTTGCTGTTGAGAAGA AGATTACAACGTCTACAGTTGATGTGAAGGATGAATCCAGGGGCTGGCCCATCCAAAAAGCAAAG ATCGAGATATTGCTGGGAAAGACTGAAAACTTTGATGAATTAATGGCTGCAGCAGCTGAGGGGGATAACAAGGAACAAAGCTGA
- the LOC103986588 gene encoding peptide chain release factor 1, mitochondrial isoform X1 produces the protein MRNLGFQWGRNLVRRYYQRYDFLISSSSIPVLRLHPLQPSISRGLFLSAQQAYSTESHSELPVDLLRIMEQRMIAIEQRSSYLQEQINQATVSAVDYSRANKELRKLGSSMELIKELRTKEKEIDGLKSVMSDCVEDKDMWNMADEELAQALVEERRLQHLLLKSLLPKDDADERDCILEVRAGTGGEEASLFAMDIFKMYEKYSQKRGWKFDVIDIMESDLKGYKEASGTISGPRAYGRLKFESGVHRVQRVPVTEKSGRVHTSAVSIAILPQADEVDVQLRNEDLKIDTYRSGGSGGQSVNTTNSAVRIMHIPTGITVAIQDERSQHMNKAKALKVLRARLYEMERSRLQRSRSKLRAEQIGSGDRSERIRTYNFPQGRVTDHRVGITHHSIEDVMEGESLDMFVDALLLQEEMDAIASFGTQ, from the exons ATGAGAAACTTGGGTTTCCAATGGGGAAGGAACCTTGTTCGAAGGTACTACCAGAGATATGATTTTCTCATCTCCTCTTCTTCAATCCCGGTTCTCCGCTTGCATCCTTTGCAACCTTCTATATCCAGAGGGTTATTTCTATCAGCTCAACAAGCATACTCCACTG AATCACATTCTGAGCTTCCAGTTGACCTCCTGAGGATTATGGAACAGAGAATGATAGCAATTGAACAGAGAAGTTCCTACCTTCAAGAGCAAATTAACCAG GCAACGGTCTCGGCAGTTGATTATTCAAGAGCTAATAAAGAGCTTCGAAAACTTGGAAGCTCGATGGAATTAATAAAGGAGCTAAGAACCAAAGAGAAG GAGATTGATGGTCTTAAATCAGTGATGTCTGACTGTGTTGAAGACAAAGACATGTGGAACATGGCTGATGAGGAATTAGCTCAAGCTTTAGTGGAGGAGAGAAGATTGCAACATTTACTTCTTAAATCATTGCTTCCAAAGGATGATGCTGATGAGAGAGATTGCATATTGGAGGTGAGAGCAG GGACTGGTGGTGAAGAAGCCTCATTGTTTGCAATGGACATATTCAAAAT GTATGAAAAATACTCGCAAAAGAggggctggaaatttgatgtTATAGACATTATGGAGTCTGATTTAAAAGGATATAAG GAAGCTAGTGGAACAATATCTGGACCTCGTGCATATGGTAGACTGAAATTTGAGAGTGGGGTTCACAGAGTTCAG AGAGTTCCAGTGACAGAGAAATCTGGTCGTGTGCATACGAGTGCAGTATCCATTGCTATACTTCCTCAGGCTGATGAG GTCGATGTCCAGCTTCGAAATGAAGACTTGAAGATTGATACTTATAGATCTGGTGGTTCTGGAGGTCAATCTGTAAACACCACAAACAGTGCCGTCAGGATTATGCATATTCCAACGGGAATTACTGTTGCAATACAAGATGAAAGATCACAACACATG AACAAAGCTAAAGCGCTCAAAGTATTGCGTGCAAGGCTGTATGAAATGGAGAGGTCTAGACTTCAAAGGAGCAGATCAAAACTTCGGGCAGAGCAG ATTGGAAGTGGTGACAGGTCTGAGCGGATCCGGACATATAATTTTCCTCAGGGTCGAGTCACCGATCACCGTGTTGGGATCACCCATCACTCGATAGAAGATGTCATGGAGGGAGAGAGCCTAGACATGTTCGTCGATGCTCTTCTTTTGCAAGAGGAGATGGATGCCATTGCCTCGTTTGGCACTCAGTGA
- the LOC103986588 gene encoding peptide chain release factor 1, mitochondrial isoform X3 codes for MLMSDCVEDKDMWNMADEELAQALVEERRLQHLLLKSLLPKDDADERDCILEVRAGTGGEEASLFAMDIFKMYEKYSQKRGWKFDVIDIMESDLKGYKEASGTISGPRAYGRLKFESGVHRVQRVPVTEKSGRVHTSAVSIAILPQADEVDVQLRNEDLKIDTYRSGGSGGQSVNTTNSAVRIMHIPTGITVAIQDERSQHMNKAKALKVLRARLYEMERSRLQRSRSKLRAEQIGSGDRSERIRTYNFPQGRVTDHRVGITHHSIEDVMEGESLDMFVDALLLQEEMDAIASFGTQ; via the exons ATGT TGATGTCTGACTGTGTTGAAGACAAAGACATGTGGAACATGGCTGATGAGGAATTAGCTCAAGCTTTAGTGGAGGAGAGAAGATTGCAACATTTACTTCTTAAATCATTGCTTCCAAAGGATGATGCTGATGAGAGAGATTGCATATTGGAGGTGAGAGCAG GGACTGGTGGTGAAGAAGCCTCATTGTTTGCAATGGACATATTCAAAAT GTATGAAAAATACTCGCAAAAGAggggctggaaatttgatgtTATAGACATTATGGAGTCTGATTTAAAAGGATATAAG GAAGCTAGTGGAACAATATCTGGACCTCGTGCATATGGTAGACTGAAATTTGAGAGTGGGGTTCACAGAGTTCAG AGAGTTCCAGTGACAGAGAAATCTGGTCGTGTGCATACGAGTGCAGTATCCATTGCTATACTTCCTCAGGCTGATGAG GTCGATGTCCAGCTTCGAAATGAAGACTTGAAGATTGATACTTATAGATCTGGTGGTTCTGGAGGTCAATCTGTAAACACCACAAACAGTGCCGTCAGGATTATGCATATTCCAACGGGAATTACTGTTGCAATACAAGATGAAAGATCACAACACATG AACAAAGCTAAAGCGCTCAAAGTATTGCGTGCAAGGCTGTATGAAATGGAGAGGTCTAGACTTCAAAGGAGCAGATCAAAACTTCGGGCAGAGCAG ATTGGAAGTGGTGACAGGTCTGAGCGGATCCGGACATATAATTTTCCTCAGGGTCGAGTCACCGATCACCGTGTTGGGATCACCCATCACTCGATAGAAGATGTCATGGAGGGAGAGAGCCTAGACATGTTCGTCGATGCTCTTCTTTTGCAAGAGGAGATGGATGCCATTGCCTCGTTTGGCACTCAGTGA
- the LOC103986588 gene encoding peptide chain release factor 1, mitochondrial isoform X2 — MELIKELRTKEKEIDGLKSVMSDCVEDKDMWNMADEELAQALVEERRLQHLLLKSLLPKDDADERDCILEVRAGTGGEEASLFAMDIFKMYEKYSQKRGWKFDVIDIMESDLKGYKEASGTISGPRAYGRLKFESGVHRVQRVPVTEKSGRVHTSAVSIAILPQADEVDVQLRNEDLKIDTYRSGGSGGQSVNTTNSAVRIMHIPTGITVAIQDERSQHMNKAKALKVLRARLYEMERSRLQRSRSKLRAEQIGSGDRSERIRTYNFPQGRVTDHRVGITHHSIEDVMEGESLDMFVDALLLQEEMDAIASFGTQ, encoded by the exons ATGGAATTAATAAAGGAGCTAAGAACCAAAGAGAAG GAGATTGATGGTCTTAAATCAGTGATGTCTGACTGTGTTGAAGACAAAGACATGTGGAACATGGCTGATGAGGAATTAGCTCAAGCTTTAGTGGAGGAGAGAAGATTGCAACATTTACTTCTTAAATCATTGCTTCCAAAGGATGATGCTGATGAGAGAGATTGCATATTGGAGGTGAGAGCAG GGACTGGTGGTGAAGAAGCCTCATTGTTTGCAATGGACATATTCAAAAT GTATGAAAAATACTCGCAAAAGAggggctggaaatttgatgtTATAGACATTATGGAGTCTGATTTAAAAGGATATAAG GAAGCTAGTGGAACAATATCTGGACCTCGTGCATATGGTAGACTGAAATTTGAGAGTGGGGTTCACAGAGTTCAG AGAGTTCCAGTGACAGAGAAATCTGGTCGTGTGCATACGAGTGCAGTATCCATTGCTATACTTCCTCAGGCTGATGAG GTCGATGTCCAGCTTCGAAATGAAGACTTGAAGATTGATACTTATAGATCTGGTGGTTCTGGAGGTCAATCTGTAAACACCACAAACAGTGCCGTCAGGATTATGCATATTCCAACGGGAATTACTGTTGCAATACAAGATGAAAGATCACAACACATG AACAAAGCTAAAGCGCTCAAAGTATTGCGTGCAAGGCTGTATGAAATGGAGAGGTCTAGACTTCAAAGGAGCAGATCAAAACTTCGGGCAGAGCAG ATTGGAAGTGGTGACAGGTCTGAGCGGATCCGGACATATAATTTTCCTCAGGGTCGAGTCACCGATCACCGTGTTGGGATCACCCATCACTCGATAGAAGATGTCATGGAGGGAGAGAGCCTAGACATGTTCGTCGATGCTCTTCTTTTGCAAGAGGAGATGGATGCCATTGCCTCGTTTGGCACTCAGTGA
- the LOC135640016 gene encoding ras-related protein RABA5a-like: MDNNGDEQQNQDYLFKIVMIGDSAVGKSNLLARFARNEFYPNSKSTIGVEFQTQKMQIDGKEIKAQIWDTAGQERFRAVTSAYYRGAVGALVVYDICRRQTFDSIGRWLNELHTHSDMNVVIILVGNKTDLKDAREVGTAEGKALAEAQGLFFIETSALDDSNVAAAFQTLVKEIYHILSRKVFQSQEQKKELSSLGSGNPVVLQGDTNDGASTFSCCSS, translated from the exons ATGGACAACAACGGAGATGAGCAGCAGAACCAGGACTATCTTTTTAAAATTGTTATGATTGGTGACTCTGCAGTTGGAAAATCAAATTTGCTTGCGAGGTTTGCGCGGAATGAATTTTATCCAAATTCCAAGTCAACTATAGGGGTTgaattccaaactcagaagatgcAAATTGATGGGAAGGAAATTAAAGCTCAGATTTGGGATACTGCTGGTCAGGAACGTTTCAGGGCCGTGACATCTGCATATTACCGTGGTGCCGTAGGAGCTCTTGTGGTGTATGATATCTGCAGACGTCAGACTTTTGACAGCATCGGTCGTTGGCTGAATGAGCTACATA CACACTCTGATATGAACGTCGTGATCATTTTGGTCGGCAACAAGACGGATCTCAAGGATGCAAGGGAAGTTGGTACAGCAGAGGGCAAGGCTCTGGCTGAAGCTCAAGGTCTCTTCTTCATCGAAACATCTGCACTGGACGACTCCAATGTTGCAGCAGCCTTTCAGACCCTAGTGAAAGAGATCTACCACATCCTAAGCCGGAAAGTATTCCAATCTCAAGAACAGAAAAAAGAGCTGTCATCGCTAGGTAGTGGGAACCCTGTGGTCTTACAGGGGGATACAAATGATGGAGCCAGTACATTTAGTTGCTGCTCTTCTTGA